The proteins below come from a single Salinilacihabitans rarus genomic window:
- a CDS encoding aldehyde ferredoxin oxidoreductase family protein, with protein MGRAPAPSPAPDVVRVDLGDGSVAREPIPERRRRRFLGGKGLAARYLYDDVGPGVDPLAPGNALLFALGPLSGLVPGEPRVAVVTKSPLTGAFLDSYCGGTVAARLPGALGATVLSITGRAPEPTALVLDAGEVRLRSATDLWGADARATDEAFPDAAVACVGPAGENRVRYATIAADGGDHHAGRGGAGAVMGAKRLKALVVRGPPPDERLADAPAAVRELRARTRRRFAESETGRWLGASGTMETIDAADEAGVLPTRGWRRGSFEGASDLGIDAVREASAGRERPADSTPGDFRVAGRDGEVVPRGGTPIALGAGLGIGEFDAVVELGERCDRLGLDVIGAGNAVGWALRAAEEGSLDPALLDGVADGATFGDPETARALIDAVATREGRLGDALADGVAAAADRLGAADLAPTIKGMSLASYDPRGSPAMALAFATSDRGACHRRARPVFREAVDGRGWSDAERVATVRAEQDRRSVRWSLVVDDFVGEVLDDDLVAAWLAAVGVDPDGDLRTVGERVWTLTRLVNVREGFDRADDSLPALLTDGREDGTGRGLDGEAFDRLLSAYYAARGWSEDGMPTASLLDRLGLGSVVDAATPVARDRPARDG; from the coding sequence ATGGGACGAGCGCCCGCGCCCTCGCCGGCGCCCGACGTCGTGCGAGTCGACCTCGGAGACGGCTCGGTCGCCCGCGAGCCGATCCCGGAGCGTCGGCGCCGGCGGTTCCTCGGCGGGAAGGGGCTTGCCGCCCGCTACCTCTACGACGACGTCGGGCCGGGCGTCGACCCGCTCGCGCCGGGGAACGCCCTCCTGTTCGCCCTCGGCCCGCTCTCCGGGCTCGTCCCCGGCGAGCCGCGGGTCGCGGTCGTCACGAAGTCGCCGCTGACCGGCGCGTTCCTCGACTCCTACTGCGGCGGGACGGTCGCCGCGCGCCTCCCCGGCGCGCTCGGGGCGACCGTGCTGTCGATCACCGGGCGGGCGCCGGAGCCGACGGCGCTCGTACTCGACGCGGGCGAGGTCCGCCTCCGGAGCGCGACCGACCTGTGGGGCGCGGACGCCCGGGCGACCGACGAGGCGTTCCCGGACGCCGCGGTGGCGTGTGTCGGCCCGGCCGGCGAGAACCGCGTCCGGTACGCGACGATCGCCGCCGACGGCGGCGACCACCACGCCGGCCGCGGGGGCGCCGGCGCGGTGATGGGGGCAAAGCGGCTCAAGGCGCTCGTCGTCCGCGGCCCGCCGCCGGACGAGCGCCTCGCGGACGCCCCCGCCGCCGTCCGCGAGTTGCGCGCGCGCACCCGCCGCCGGTTCGCCGAGTCGGAGACGGGCCGGTGGCTCGGCGCGAGCGGGACGATGGAGACGATCGACGCCGCGGACGAGGCGGGCGTGTTGCCGACCCGGGGCTGGCGACGCGGCTCGTTCGAGGGCGCCTCTGACCTCGGCATCGACGCCGTCCGGGAGGCGAGCGCGGGCCGCGAACGGCCCGCCGACTCGACGCCCGGCGACTTCCGGGTCGCGGGCCGGGACGGCGAAGTGGTCCCCCGCGGGGGGACGCCCATCGCCCTCGGGGCCGGCCTCGGCATCGGCGAGTTCGACGCCGTGGTCGAACTCGGGGAGCGTTGCGACCGTCTCGGCCTCGACGTGATCGGCGCCGGGAACGCCGTCGGGTGGGCGCTCCGTGCCGCCGAGGAGGGGTCGCTCGACCCCGCGCTCCTCGACGGCGTCGCGGACGGGGCGACCTTCGGCGACCCCGAGACGGCGCGGGCGCTGATCGACGCGGTCGCGACACGGGAGGGGCGCCTCGGCGACGCGCTGGCCGACGGCGTCGCGGCGGCCGCGGACCGCCTCGGCGCGGCCGACCTCGCGCCGACGATCAAGGGGATGAGCCTCGCCTCGTACGACCCGCGGGGCTCGCCGGCGATGGCGCTGGCGTTCGCCACGAGCGACCGCGGCGCCTGCCACCGGCGTGCCCGCCCGGTCTTCCGGGAGGCGGTCGACGGCCGCGGCTGGTCCGACGCCGAGCGGGTCGCGACCGTGCGGGCCGAGCAGGACCGCCGGTCGGTCCGCTGGTCGCTGGTCGTCGACGACTTCGTCGGCGAGGTACTCGACGACGACCTCGTCGCGGCGTGGCTCGCGGCGGTCGGGGTCGACCCCGACGGCGACCTGCGGACGGTCGGCGAGCGAGTGTGGACGCTCACGCGCCTCGTCAACGTCCGGGAGGGGTTCGACCGCGCGGACGACTCGCTGCCGGCGCTGCTCACCGACGGGCGCGAGGACGGGACCGGGCGCGGCCTCGACGGCGAGGCGTTCGACCGGCTGCTGTCGGCGTACTACGCGGCGCGAGGCTGGAGCGAGGACGGGATGCCGACGGCCTCGCTGCTCGACCGGCTGGGGCTCGGGTCGGTCGTCGACGCGGCGACGCCGGTCGCCCGCGACCGGCCGGCGCGGGACGGCTGA
- the fdhF gene encoding formate dehydrogenase subunit alpha → MGADERGVHTICPYCGVGCGLTLQPGDEDGEVSFAPWFDAPVNEGPLCVKGSTATEVVDHEDRLTEPLIREGDEFREATWEEALGRVVDELDRVRETYGPDAAGFFASSKVTNEESYLVQKLARRYGTNNVDNCARLCHASTVYTLRNSLGAGAMTNSMQDLRDDADVFWIQGANPAEQHVIAHSKYFRAAARDGATVVQVDPHVNKTSDDADLHLQLKPGTDIPLLNVVLKTIIDEGLYDEEFVEERTRGFDHLQATLADLDVEAAAETCEVPLEKIREAARIYAEADSAAIFTGMGMSQHTCGVDNVQNEVNLALITGNLGRPGTGVNPLRGQNNVQGTSDVGALPNVLPGYLDVEDDEARASVEEVWDFEVPSEPGMTSVEISNALGEDVHALYVVGENPVMSEPDATAVERRMEDLEFLVVQDIFMTETAEFADVVLPATSWAERGGTVTNTDRRVQRMRPATTVPGNTRHDLDILRAVGTRLFGEGFDFDGPEAVFEELRQVAPIYHGITYERLGHEGLQWPCYDEDDEGDLYLYADSFDTEDGRGVIRGVRHQDPAEVEDEAFPLRLTTARIEEHYNTGTMSTRSPTLVRRTSENFVDIHPADAAERGIEDGDYVAVRTRRGEIVLEANVTEDIAEGSIWTTPHFSDARANTLTNDVLDPLAKIPEYKAATAEVEPIEGGEEAGTADD, encoded by the coding sequence ATGGGAGCAGACGAGCGCGGCGTACACACGATCTGTCCGTACTGCGGTGTCGGCTGCGGGCTCACGCTCCAGCCGGGCGACGAGGACGGCGAAGTCTCGTTCGCGCCGTGGTTCGACGCGCCGGTCAACGAGGGCCCCCTCTGCGTCAAGGGGAGCACCGCGACCGAGGTCGTCGACCACGAGGATCGGCTCACCGAACCGCTGATCAGGGAGGGCGACGAGTTCCGCGAGGCGACGTGGGAGGAGGCCCTCGGGCGCGTCGTCGACGAACTCGACCGCGTCCGCGAGACGTACGGGCCCGACGCGGCGGGCTTTTTCGCCTCCTCGAAGGTGACCAACGAGGAGAGCTACCTCGTCCAGAAGCTCGCACGCCGGTACGGGACCAACAACGTCGACAACTGCGCGCGGCTCTGTCACGCCTCGACGGTGTACACCCTCCGGAACAGCCTCGGCGCCGGCGCGATGACGAACAGCATGCAGGACCTGCGCGACGACGCCGACGTCTTCTGGATTCAGGGGGCGAACCCCGCCGAGCAGCACGTCATCGCCCACAGCAAGTACTTCCGGGCGGCCGCACGCGACGGCGCGACCGTCGTGCAGGTCGACCCGCACGTGAACAAGACGAGCGACGACGCCGACCTGCACCTGCAGCTCAAACCCGGCACGGACATCCCCCTGCTGAACGTCGTCCTGAAGACGATCATCGACGAGGGGCTGTACGACGAGGAGTTCGTCGAGGAGCGGACGCGGGGGTTCGACCACCTGCAGGCGACGCTCGCAGACCTCGACGTCGAGGCGGCGGCCGAGACGTGCGAGGTCCCCCTCGAAAAGATCCGGGAGGCCGCACGCATCTACGCGGAGGCCGACAGCGCCGCCATCTTCACGGGCATGGGGATGAGCCAGCACACCTGCGGCGTCGACAACGTCCAGAACGAGGTGAACCTCGCGCTGATCACGGGCAACCTCGGCCGCCCCGGCACCGGGGTGAACCCGCTGCGGGGCCAGAACAACGTCCAGGGGACCAGCGACGTGGGCGCGCTGCCGAACGTGTTGCCGGGCTACCTCGACGTCGAGGACGACGAGGCGCGCGCGTCCGTCGAGGAGGTCTGGGACTTCGAGGTTCCGTCCGAACCGGGGATGACGAGCGTCGAGATTTCGAACGCGCTCGGCGAGGACGTCCACGCGCTGTACGTCGTCGGCGAGAACCCGGTGATGAGCGAACCCGACGCCACCGCGGTCGAGCGCCGCATGGAGGACCTCGAATTCCTCGTCGTCCAGGACATCTTCATGACCGAGACGGCCGAGTTCGCCGACGTCGTCCTCCCGGCGACGTCGTGGGCCGAACGCGGCGGGACGGTGACCAACACCGACCGCCGGGTCCAGCGGATGCGCCCCGCCACGACGGTCCCGGGCAACACCCGCCACGACCTCGACATCCTCCGTGCGGTCGGCACGCGGCTGTTCGGCGAGGGGTTCGACTTCGACGGCCCCGAGGCGGTCTTCGAGGAACTCAGGCAGGTCGCGCCGATCTACCACGGGATCACCTACGAGCGCCTCGGCCACGAGGGCCTGCAGTGGCCCTGCTACGACGAGGACGACGAGGGCGACCTCTACCTCTACGCCGACTCCTTCGACACCGAGGACGGCCGCGGCGTGATCCGGGGCGTACGCCACCAGGATCCCGCCGAGGTCGAGGACGAGGCGTTCCCGCTGCGGCTCACCACGGCCCGCATCGAGGAACACTACAACACCGGGACGATGAGCACGCGGTCGCCGACGCTCGTGCGCCGCACCTCCGAGAACTTCGTCGACATCCACCCCGCCGACGCCGCCGAACGGGGGATCGAGGACGGCGACTACGTCGCGGTGCGGACGCGCCGCGGCGAGATCGTTCTGGAGGCGAACGTCACCGAGGACATCGCTGAGGGGTCGATCTGGACGACGCCGCACTTCTCGGACGCTCGCGCGAACACCCTCACCAACGACGTGCTCGACCCGCTCGCGAAGATTCCGGAGTACAAGGCCGCGACGGCGGAGGTCGAGCCGATCGAGGGCGGCGAGGAGGCCGGCACGGCCGACGACTGA
- the mobA gene encoding molybdenum cofactor guanylyltransferase: protein MPTHRSLAGVVLAGGYSTRFGERDKAVADLAGTPMIRRVVDRVGEVTDAVVVNCREEQRDPIAAALDGCEPTVRYALDPVPDRGPVAGIRTGLSATDREYAAVVACDMPFVDPALLDRLFERARAADADAAVVRLDDGWLQTTQAVYRREPMRRACATALAEDGRIVTALAEIDPVVLEGDDLDGLDGRTFESVDTEAALAEAEARLGAVE, encoded by the coding sequence GTGCCCACCCACCGATCGCTCGCGGGGGTCGTCCTCGCGGGCGGCTACTCGACCCGGTTCGGCGAGCGCGACAAGGCGGTCGCCGACCTCGCCGGCACGCCGATGATCCGCCGGGTCGTCGACCGCGTGGGCGAGGTGACCGACGCGGTCGTCGTCAACTGCCGCGAGGAGCAACGCGACCCGATCGCGGCGGCCCTGGACGGATGCGAGCCGACGGTCCGGTACGCGCTCGACCCGGTCCCCGACCGCGGCCCCGTCGCCGGCATCCGGACCGGCCTCTCGGCGACCGACCGGGAGTACGCCGCCGTCGTCGCCTGCGACATGCCGTTCGTCGACCCCGCGCTGCTCGACCGGCTGTTCGAGCGCGCCCGCGCGGCGGACGCCGACGCCGCGGTGGTTCGCCTCGACGACGGCTGGCTCCAGACCACGCAGGCCGTCTACCGGCGCGAGCCGATGCGGCGGGCCTGCGCGACGGCACTGGCCGAGGACGGGCGGATCGTGACGGCGCTCGCGGAGATCGACCCCGTCGTCCTCGAAGGCGACGACCTCGACGGTCTCGACGGCCGGACGTTCGAGAGCGTCGACACGGAGGCGGCCCTCGCCGAGGCGGAGGCCCGACTCGGGGCGGTCGAGTGA
- the ilvD gene encoding dihydroxy-acid dehydratase, with product MSEDSEFDHGKDERLPSRDVTEGAEKAPHRAMFRAMGFDDEDLSSPMIGVANPAADVTPCNVHLDDVAEAAIEGTDEAGGMPIEFGTITISDAISMGTEGMKASLISREVIADSVELVAFGERVDGLVTVAGCDKNLPGMMMAAIRTDLPSVFLYGGSIMPGQHEGRDVTIVQVFEGVGAYGAGEMDAEELDELERNACPGAGSCGGMFTANTMASISEALGLAPLGSAAPPAEHHERYAVAREAGELAVEVVEAQRRPSDILSRQSFENAIALQTAIGGSTNGVLHLLALAREAGVDLEIEDFDEVSKRTPKIADMQPGGDSVMNDLHELGGVPIVIRRLLDAGLFHGDATTVTGRTIEEELRHLEEEHGLPDDDEIDADFLYPVDDPKEEEGAIKILSGNLAPDGAVLKATGEDQFHHEGPARIFENEEDAMRYVQEGHVESGDVIVIRNEGPRGGPGMREMLGVTAAVVGAGHEDDVALVTDGRFSGGTRGPMIGHVAPEAFVGGPIGLLEDGDEVTVDVPERTLAVDLDEDELAARREEWDRPDPAYEGGVLAKYGRDFDSAADGAVTNPGVTRD from the coding sequence ATGAGCGAAGACAGCGAGTTCGACCACGGGAAGGACGAACGGTTGCCGAGCCGGGACGTGACCGAGGGGGCCGAGAAGGCCCCCCACCGGGCGATGTTCCGGGCGATGGGCTTCGACGACGAGGACCTCTCCTCGCCGATGATCGGCGTGGCCAACCCGGCCGCCGACGTCACCCCCTGTAACGTCCACCTCGACGACGTCGCCGAGGCGGCGATCGAGGGCACGGACGAGGCCGGCGGGATGCCCATCGAGTTCGGCACCATCACCATCTCCGACGCCATCTCGATGGGGACCGAGGGGATGAAAGCCTCGCTGATCTCCCGCGAGGTGATCGCCGACAGCGTCGAACTCGTCGCCTTCGGCGAGCGCGTCGACGGCCTCGTCACCGTCGCGGGCTGTGACAAGAACCTCCCCGGGATGATGATGGCCGCCATCCGGACCGACCTGCCCTCCGTCTTTCTCTACGGCGGGTCGATCATGCCGGGCCAGCACGAGGGCCGCGACGTCACCATCGTCCAGGTGTTCGAGGGCGTCGGCGCCTACGGGGCCGGCGAGATGGACGCCGAGGAACTCGACGAACTCGAACGAAACGCCTGCCCCGGCGCCGGTTCCTGTGGCGGGATGTTCACCGCGAACACGATGGCCTCCATCTCGGAGGCGCTGGGTCTCGCGCCGCTTGGCAGCGCCGCCCCGCCGGCCGAACACCACGAGCGTTACGCGGTCGCCCGCGAGGCCGGCGAACTCGCCGTCGAGGTCGTCGAGGCGCAGCGTCGCCCCTCCGATATTCTCTCCCGGCAGTCGTTCGAGAACGCCATCGCGCTCCAGACCGCCATCGGCGGCTCCACGAACGGCGTGCTCCACCTGCTGGCGCTCGCCCGCGAGGCCGGCGTCGACCTCGAAATCGAGGACTTCGACGAGGTCTCGAAGCGGACGCCGAAGATCGCCGACATGCAACCCGGCGGCGACAGCGTGATGAACGACCTCCACGAACTCGGCGGCGTGCCGATCGTGATCCGCCGTCTGCTCGACGCCGGCCTGTTCCACGGCGACGCGACGACCGTCACGGGTCGGACGATCGAGGAGGAACTCCGACACCTGGAGGAAGAACACGGGCTCCCGGACGACGACGAGATCGACGCCGACTTCCTCTATCCCGTCGACGACCCGAAAGAAGAGGAGGGCGCGATCAAGATCCTCTCGGGCAACCTCGCGCCCGACGGCGCGGTGCTCAAGGCCACCGGCGAGGACCAGTTCCACCACGAGGGGCCCGCGCGCATCTTCGAGAACGAGGAGGACGCGATGCGCTACGTACAGGAGGGGCACGTCGAGTCCGGCGACGTGATCGTCATCCGCAACGAGGGGCCCCGCGGCGGCCCCGGGATGCGCGAGATGCTCGGCGTCACCGCGGCCGTCGTCGGCGCCGGCCACGAGGACGACGTCGCGCTCGTCACCGACGGCCGCTTCTCGGGGGGGACCCGCGGGCCGATGATCGGCCACGTCGCCCCCGAGGCGTTCGTCGGCGGCCCCATCGGCCTGCTGGAGGACGGCGACGAGGTCACCGTCGACGTCCCCGAGCGTACCCTCGCGGTCGACCTCGACGAGGACGAACTCGCCGCGCGCCGCGAGGAGTGGGACCGGCCCGACCCGGCCTACGAGGGCGGCGTGCTCGCGAAGTACGGCCGCGACTTCGACTCGGCGGCCGACGGCGCCGTGACGAACCCTGGCGTCACGCGCGACTAG
- a CDS encoding TrkH family potassium uptake protein: protein MRVRVNWRASVALTGTVLKYLSLTLFVPLAVGLVYGEDVLVFAVSIVLTVGVGAALERLESEPDLQPREAMLLVALAWFAVALVGAIPFLLAGYGTESALGDPANALFESMSGFTTTGATVMEEISFERHSHALLMWRQLTQWLGGMGIIVLMVAILPELAVNGAQLIESEAPGPQLQKLTPRIAETARILWLVYFGFTVLYVFLLYGLHLAGLAENMTFYNAVAHGFTTLPTGGFSPEGDSIAAFSAAVQWVVIPFMVIAGTNFALFWYLFSGETRRIVQNTEFRSYAGAMAVLTAILAALLYGGVAPPLGDLGGTTGGVTENSLRQAAFQIVSLLTSTGYATSNFVEWSETGKLVLLFAMFVGGSAGSTGGGVKVIRWVIVLKTLRRELFVAAHPEAVKPIRLAGNVVDETAIRGVLGFTFMYLLVFGVSTVVIALDAARIGYPLSTLEAISASLATIGNIGPGFGSLGPFGNYNDFPSTSKLLMVFLMWIGRLEIVPVLVLFTGGFWRR from the coding sequence ATGAGGGTCCGCGTGAACTGGCGGGCCAGCGTCGCCCTCACGGGGACCGTCCTGAAGTACCTCTCGCTTACCCTGTTCGTGCCGCTGGCCGTCGGTCTCGTCTACGGCGAGGACGTCCTCGTCTTCGCCGTCTCGATCGTGCTGACGGTGGGGGTCGGGGCCGCCCTCGAACGCCTCGAGAGCGAGCCGGACCTGCAACCGCGCGAGGCGATGTTACTCGTCGCGCTCGCGTGGTTCGCGGTGGCGCTCGTCGGTGCGATCCCCTTCCTGCTGGCGGGCTACGGGACCGAATCCGCGCTGGGGGACCCGGCCAACGCCCTGTTCGAGTCGATGTCCGGGTTCACGACGACCGGGGCGACCGTGATGGAGGAGATCTCGTTCGAGCGCCACTCCCACGCCCTGCTCATGTGGCGCCAGCTCACCCAGTGGCTCGGCGGCATGGGGATCATCGTCCTGATGGTCGCCATCCTGCCCGAACTCGCGGTCAACGGCGCCCAGTTGATCGAGTCGGAGGCGCCGGGACCACAACTGCAGAAGCTCACGCCGCGGATCGCCGAAACCGCCCGCATCCTCTGGCTCGTCTACTTCGGGTTCACCGTCCTCTACGTCTTCCTGCTCTACGGCCTCCACCTCGCGGGACTCGCGGAGAACATGACCTTCTACAACGCGGTCGCCCACGGCTTCACGACCCTCCCCACCGGCGGGTTCTCGCCGGAGGGCGACAGCATCGCGGCGTTCTCGGCGGCCGTCCAGTGGGTGGTCATCCCCTTCATGGTGATCGCGGGGACCAACTTCGCGCTGTTCTGGTACCTGTTCTCCGGCGAGACGCGCCGGATCGTCCAGAACACCGAGTTCCGCAGCTACGCGGGCGCGATGGCCGTCCTGACCGCGATCCTCGCCGCGTTGCTCTACGGCGGCGTGGCACCCCCGCTTGGCGACCTCGGCGGAACGACCGGCGGCGTCACGGAGAACTCGCTGCGACAGGCCGCCTTCCAGATCGTCTCGCTGCTGACCTCGACCGGCTACGCGACCAGCAACTTCGTCGAGTGGAGCGAGACGGGCAAACTCGTGCTCCTGTTCGCGATGTTCGTCGGCGGCTCCGCCGGCTCGACCGGCGGCGGCGTCAAGGTGATCCGGTGGGTGATCGTGCTCAAGACCCTCCGTCGGGAGCTGTTCGTCGCGGCCCACCCGGAGGCGGTCAAGCCGATCCGGCTCGCCGGCAACGTCGTCGACGAGACGGCGATCCGCGGCGTCCTCGGCTTCACCTTCATGTACCTGCTCGTCTTCGGCGTCTCGACCGTGGTCATCGCCCTCGACGCCGCCCGGATCGGCTACCCGCTCTCTACCCTCGAAGCGATCAGCGCGAGCCTCGCCACGATCGGCAACATCGGTCCGGGGTTCGGCTCGCTCGGCCCCTTCGGGAACTACAACGACTTCCCGAGCACGTCGAAGCTGCTGATGGTGTTCCTGATGTGGATCGGCCGCCTCGAAATCGTCCCCGTCCTCGTGCTGTTCACCGGCGGTTTCTGGCGTCGATAG
- the rdfA gene encoding rod-determining factor RdfA, whose product MADESGRRRRTKVERVIDAYDLDGWGERLEAAWLGEGRERTSLRDLAREFNLAVLRAALREAGESPIDADVESTYRILTDDDVSRSDEVRKRRELERAGVDVDGVLSDVVTHQAIHTYLTDVRGAELDRDEEDRLDRKRETIQRLATRTQVVTASTLDELVQADLLTERNYDVFVDVRAVCGRCGTDYAVDDLVERGGCDCE is encoded by the coding sequence ATGGCGGACGAATCGGGGCGACGGCGGCGCACGAAAGTCGAGCGGGTGATCGACGCGTACGACCTCGACGGGTGGGGCGAGCGACTCGAGGCCGCGTGGCTCGGCGAGGGGCGCGAGCGGACGAGTCTCCGGGACCTCGCGCGGGAGTTCAACCTCGCCGTGCTCCGGGCGGCGCTGCGCGAGGCCGGCGAGTCACCGATCGACGCGGACGTCGAGAGCACCTACCGGATCCTCACCGACGACGACGTCAGCCGATCGGACGAAGTGCGAAAGCGCCGCGAACTCGAACGCGCGGGCGTCGACGTCGACGGCGTCCTGTCGGACGTCGTCACCCACCAGGCGATCCACACCTACCTGACGGACGTCCGCGGGGCGGAACTCGACCGCGACGAGGAGGACCGACTCGACCGCAAGCGGGAGACGATCCAGCGCCTCGCGACCCGGACGCAGGTCGTCACCGCCTCGACGCTCGACGAACTCGTCCAGGCGGACCTGCTGACCGAGCGCAACTACGACGTCTTCGTCGACGTTCGGGCCGTCTGCGGTCGGTGCGGAACCGACTACGCCGTCGACGACCTCGTCGAGCGCGGCGGTTGCGACTGCGAGTGA
- a CDS encoding archaea-specific SMC-related protein yields MPSLNAVDSPVEVVAENVGGIDSTDVTLRPGVNVLSGRNATNRTSFLQAIMAALGSRRPSLKGDAEEGRVELTFDGERYTRTLTRRDETVAFDGDPYLDDPELADLFAFLLESNEARRAVRRGDDLRELIMRPIDTDEIQAEITMLEAEKRDVDERLADLEGLEEELPALEERRTAVEADLAEREERLDELEAALERADADVERSRRAKRELEETFADLRGAREALEDVEFDLETERESRDELERERERLRDELEGTDADEPESPERLEGRVRELRERKRSLESTLNELRSVIRFNEDQLADGGPDFGETLDQGGDGDVTDRLVADADETVCWTCGSTVRRERIETTLDRLQDLHQEKLAERNDLQERIDELARRQAEIEERTERIERLRTRLADVETELAEREKRIEELEAEREEREERVEELEAQTDSFERADYGEVLDLHREANRLELEIGDLEDEREEIEDRIEEIETRLDERSDLEDRREGIREELTELRTRVDRIEADAVEAFNDHMESILAILEYENIDRIWIERHETTVREGRRTTSRSAFDLHVVRTADDGTTYEDRVEHLSESEREVTGLVFALAGYLVHEVHEVVPFMLLDSLEAIDADRIAALVEYFESYADCLVVALLHEDAQALPDSYAYVTDI; encoded by the coding sequence ATGCCTTCGCTCAACGCGGTCGACTCACCGGTCGAGGTAGTCGCCGAGAACGTCGGCGGCATCGACAGTACGGACGTGACGCTCCGTCCGGGGGTGAACGTCCTGTCGGGGCGAAACGCGACGAACCGCACCTCGTTCCTGCAGGCGATCATGGCGGCCCTCGGGAGCCGTCGCCCCTCCCTGAAGGGAGACGCCGAGGAGGGCCGCGTCGAACTCACGTTCGACGGCGAGCGATACACGCGGACGCTCACCCGCCGCGACGAGACGGTCGCCTTCGACGGCGATCCGTACCTCGACGACCCCGAACTCGCCGACCTCTTCGCGTTCCTGCTCGAATCGAACGAGGCGCGGCGGGCCGTCCGCCGGGGCGACGACCTCCGCGAACTCATCATGCGGCCGATCGACACCGACGAGATTCAGGCCGAGATCACGATGCTCGAAGCGGAGAAACGCGACGTCGACGAGCGCCTCGCGGACCTCGAAGGGCTAGAGGAGGAACTCCCCGCCCTCGAGGAGCGACGGACCGCCGTCGAGGCCGACCTCGCCGAGCGCGAGGAGCGTCTCGACGAACTGGAGGCGGCGCTCGAACGGGCGGACGCGGACGTCGAGCGGAGCCGTCGGGCGAAACGAGAACTGGAGGAGACGTTCGCCGACCTCCGGGGGGCACGAGAGGCCCTCGAAGACGTCGAGTTCGACCTCGAGACGGAACGGGAGAGCCGCGACGAACTCGAACGCGAGCGCGAGCGACTGCGGGACGAACTCGAGGGGACCGACGCGGACGAACCGGAGTCGCCGGAGCGGCTCGAAGGTCGGGTCCGGGAGCTTCGCGAGCGAAAACGGTCGCTCGAGTCGACGCTGAACGAACTGCGCAGCGTCATCCGGTTCAACGAGGACCAGCTGGCCGACGGCGGCCCCGACTTCGGCGAGACGCTCGATCAGGGCGGCGACGGCGACGTCACGGACCGGCTCGTCGCCGACGCCGACGAGACCGTCTGCTGGACCTGCGGCTCGACCGTCCGGCGCGAGCGGATCGAGACGACCCTCGATCGGCTCCAGGACCTCCACCAGGAGAAACTGGCCGAGCGCAACGACCTCCAGGAGCGGATCGACGAACTCGCGCGCCGGCAGGCGGAGATCGAGGAGCGGACCGAGCGGATCGAGCGCCTCCGGACGCGGCTGGCCGACGTGGAAACCGAACTCGCCGAGCGCGAGAAGCGCATCGAGGAACTCGAAGCCGAGCGCGAGGAGCGCGAGGAGCGCGTCGAGGAACTCGAAGCGCAGACGGACTCGTTCGAGCGCGCCGACTACGGCGAGGTGCTCGACCTCCACCGGGAGGCCAACCGGCTCGAACTCGAGATCGGTGACCTCGAAGACGAGCGCGAGGAGATCGAAGACCGGATCGAGGAGATCGAGACGCGCCTCGATGAGCGAAGCGACCTCGAAGACCGACGCGAGGGGATTCGCGAGGAACTGACCGAGCTTCGGACCCGCGTCGACCGCATCGAGGCGGACGCCGTCGAGGCGTTCAACGACCACATGGAGTCGATCCTCGCGATCCTCGAGTACGAGAACATCGATCGCATCTGGATCGAGCGCCACGAGACGACCGTCCGCGAGGGCCGCCGGACGACCTCCCGGTCGGCGTTCGACCTCCACGTCGTCCGGACGGCCGACGACGGGACGACCTACGAGGACCGCGTCGAACACCTCTCCGAGAGCGAACGCGAGGTGACGGGCCTCGTCTTCGCGCTCGCGGGCTATCTGGTCCACGAGGTCCACGAGGTCGTACCGTTCATGCTGCTCGACTCGCTGGAGGCGATCGACGCCGACCGGATCGCCGCGCTCGTCGAGTACTTCGAGTCCTACGCCGACTGCCTCGTCGTCGCCCTCCTCCACGAGGACGCACAGGCGCTCCCGGACTCCTACGCGTACGTCACCGACATCTGA